The genome window TGAGCCTTACTTTGAAAGTAGAAATGATTATGATATTTTTGAAGAATTGGCAAAAAGAATAGGTGAAAGAGAGCATAAAAAATTCACTGGAAATAAAACAAAGCAACAATGGCTTGAAGGTTTTTATGGTAGAAGCGATTGTCCTTATTATATGGAATTTGCTGATTTTTGGAAACAAGGTTTTATTCATTTTGAAGCTCCAAAAGAAGCTTATAACTTCGTAAGACACTCTGAATTTAGAGCTGATCCTGTGGTGAATAAACTTGCAACAGAAAGTGGAAAAATTCAAATTTATTCACCGAAATTTGAAAAATATAATTTAGATGACTTTAAAGCACATCCAACTTGGTTTGAGCCTGCTGAGTGGTTAGGTAATGAAAAATTAGTTAAAAAATATCCTTTCCATTTGTTAAGCCCGCATCCAAGATATAGAGTGCATTCTCAGCTTGATAATACTTGGGTAAGAGATTTATATAAAATTCAAGGTAGAGAGCCTGTGATGATTAATACAAATGATGCTAAAAAACTTGGTATTACACACGGGGAAGTTGTAGAAGTGTATAATGATCGTGGGTCACTTCTAGCAGGAGCTTTTGTAACAGATAATATCATGGAAGGAGTTATTAGTATTCAAGAAGGCGCTTGGTATGATCCTGAAGATATAAGCGATAATAAGCCAAGATGTAATGCAGGTCATGTAAATGTTTTAACTAGTTCAAGACCAACTTCAACTATGGCTCAAGCAACAAGTGTAAATACTTGTCTAGTAGGTGTTAAAAAGCTAAAAGAAGTTATAAAACCTTATAACTCAACTACACCGCCAGAAATCATAGGAGCTTAATAATGAAGAAAATTATATTAGTATTGACTTTTTTAGCTAGTGCTTTATTTGCTAAAGATATGTTTATTTTTAATGAAAAAGTAGATCTTTTAGATAGTGTTAGCAAGAAGGTAGTAGGACAAATTTATGAAGGCTCTAAAGTAGAGCTTATAAAAGAAGAGGGCGAATATTCTTTAGTCAAAGTTAAAGGTGAGGTTGTAGAGTCAAATCCAAAAAGTCTTGCCTATACTAAAGATGGAATTTATCTTTTGCTTACTTTAAATGCTAAAAATGCAAATAATGAGATGGAGTTTTTAGTTAAAAGTAAAGATTTAACCGATCAAGAAATTCTTGCTTGGGATGAGATAGAATTAACCTATTATGATACTTGTACAAGTTGTCATGCAGCGCATAAGCCAAAAGAGCATTTAATGGAAGAATGGGATGCATACTTATCTGCTATGCAAGGTTTTGCAAAAATTACTGACGCAGAAAAAGATAGAATTTTAAGATTTTTACAATCTCACGCAAGCAATGGACCTGTAAAACTTGACTAATCAAAAATGAAAAGGTATTTACTAGCTGTTTTATTTTTTGATTTTTGTGCTTTACTATATGGCATAAGCACTTTATCTATAAGTTATAACGAAGCACAAATTTATTTTTACGATCATAGCTTAGTTGCTATGATCGCTAGATTTGGTACTGCTCTTTTTGGTCAAAATGATTTTGGATTAAGACTACCTTTTGTTTTATTACATTCTTTAAGTTGTGTTTTATTGTACATTTTAGCTTTAAGATATACTAAAACCTCTTTTGATGCTTTTATTTCTGTGGTGCTTTTTATATTACTTCCTGGCAGTGTTGCTAGTGCTTTGCTTGTTAATGAATCAAGTATTGTGATATTTTTTACCCTTTTAATTTTAGTATTATTTGAATATAAAAAAATATTTTTATTTTATGTTTTATTAGTTTTAGTTCTTTTTATAGATGGAAATTTTGCAATTTTATACTTATCTTTTTTCTTTTATGCTATTTATAAAAAGGATAAATTGCTTATTTTATGCTCTTTGATTTTATTTGCTATTGCAATGAGTGTTTATGGATTTGATGCAAGTGGAAAACCTAAGGGGTATTTTTTGGATACTTTGGGTATTTTTGCAGCTTGTTTTTCTCCTTTGATTTTTCTTTATTTTTTTTATGTTGTTTATAGAATTCTTTTACAAGAAGATAAACCACTTTTATGGTTTATTAGTGCAACTACTTTTGTTTTTTGTTTAATTTTTTCTATAAGACAAAGACTTTTTTTAGAAGATTTTTTACCTTTTTGTGTGGTTTGCACCCCTTTGTTGATTCGTTATTTAATGTCTTCTTATCGCTCAAGAATGCCACAACTGCGCTTAAAACATAAAATTTTTATAGAATGCTCTTTGATATTTTTATTGTTTTTTTATCTTGGTATTATTTTTAATCAAAGTTTTTATTATTTATTAAAAGATCCAAAAAAACATTTTGCCTATGATTATAACATAGCTAAAGAATTAGCACTAAATTTAAAACAACAAAATCTCACACATATTTTCATCCAAGATAAAGAACTAGCTTTAAGACTTGAATTTTATGGTATTTCTAAAGGTAAACTAGAGCTTTATTCTAGTAAAAAAGCTAGTAAGATATATGTTAGTTTGGGTAAGCATAAAGTTTATTATTCTATAAAATGAAGCAAGCTTTTACTTTAATAGAACTAGTTTTTGTTTGTGTTATATTATCCTTATTATTTTCTATGGGCTATGTTTATTATAAACCTGATTACTTGCGTTTGGGAGCTGAACAAGTTTTAAATGATATTAAATACACAAGACACTTAGCTTTAATACAAAATGATTTTAGGGCAAAAGATTTTAACATTGCTAAACGAGAGTGGTTTAAGGCTAAATGGCAGCTATATTTTATACGATCTAAATCCGCTACCAATAATGAGCAAACTTATACTATTTTTTTGGATAAAAACGGTGATGGAAATGCAAATATAGGTAAAAATATGATTAATAAAGACAGAGAAATAGCTGTTGATATTATTAACCCTGACATATTAATGAACTCAGGTCAAAGTGGAGTGATAAATCAAAATGACTTCAAAGCAAATTTAAAATATAATATAGAAAAAACTTATGGTATATCTAAGGTTTTATTTGAAGGTGTTTGCAAAGGTAGTACGCGTTTAGTTTTTGATGATTATGGTCGTTTATATACGCCTTTAAAAAATGCTACACGCATTTATGACAAACTTGCATCTTTTAACAATGATTGTATTATAAGATTATCTAATAACAAAGATCAACATATATGTATAGTTATAAATCCCATAAGTGGTTATGCTCATATTCCTAAATTTGATCAAAACAACAAGCAATCAATGATAATAAATAATAAAGTCATAAGTTGTGATGATATGTAATTTTAGTTTCCAAACATTAACTATCAAAGAGCATAATTACATTTGTAAAAGCAAACATTCATAGATAACTCCTTAGTTTTTAAAGATCTAGTTTTAAACTAGATCTTTAAAGATATATCTACTTTTAATACATAGTCTTTGAACATATTTATATTGTTTTTATTTACTTTAAGAATTCTTATATAAAACTATGCTATAATACAAGCCATAGTTTTAATTTTAATAAGGAGAATTCTCATGAAACTAGTTAAACTTAGTTTAGTAGCAGCTTTAGCTGCAGGTGCTTTTTCAGCAGCTAATGCTGTTTCACTTGAAGAAGCTATAAAAGATATTGAAGTATCAGGAATGATGAGATACAGATTTGAATCTGATAGATTAGAACAAGGAAACACTGTTTCTAATGGCTACAACGGTGCTAAAGAAAACAGACATAGATTTAAATCGCAAATCAACTTTAAAGCAGCTTTAGATGATAACTTCAAAGCTTTCGTTCAATTCCAATATGACAGTACAGGTGAGTTAGGTTTTAATAGCCCAACTGCTAAAGCTGAAACAAACACAGCTCAAGGTTTTGATGTTGAACAAGCATACTTAGAATATACTAATGAAGCTTATGCTACAAGCGTAATTTTCGGTAAAATGGAAGTTGGTTCAATTTGGACTGATGATGCTATCGGTACAGGAGCTAAAATCATCAATAACTCTATTGAAGGTTTAACTTTTGCTGGTTATTGGTTTGACAGCTTTAACGTTACAGATGATGGCGATTTCACTGGTTTAGGTATAGCTGATGCTTCTTTATATGGTGCTGCTGTATTAGGTGATTTTGATCCATTTGCTTTCCAACTATGGGCTGCTTATTCAAACAACTGGGCATTTTTATATGCTGTAGATGCTAGCTATAAATTTAGCTTCAATGATGTAGCTAACTTCAAAATCCAAGGTCAATACTTAGGAAATAGCTTAGATAGCGACAAAGAAAAATTAGGTCTTGATAATGGTAATTTCTATGCTGCTCAATTACAAGGCCAAATTTCAGCATTTGATTTCCAAGCAGGTATTGTTGGTTATGGTGAAAAAGATAAAGCTACTATAGTAACATTAGAAGATAAAGGTAGAGTAATCGCTCCAGCAGAGCAAATTTTCTATTCATCTGAAGGTAGTGACTTAAGAGGTAGCACTGGTGACAATTTCTATTACTTTGCAGGCTTAGGTTACACTTTTGCTGAAACTGTAAGAGTAGGATTTGACTATGTAGGTGGTAAATCTGAACAAGTTGGTTATGATATAGATAAAAATGAATATATTGCAAGATTATCTTATAAATACAGCCCAAAACTTACATTTAGTGGCTTCTATTCTTACCTAACTGAAGATTTCAATCAGCAAGGTGTTGATGATACAAAAGATCAGTTCATCAGACTTGAAGCTCTATACAAATTCTAATTATAAAAGCTAAGCCAAAAGGCTTAGCTTACTATATCTAAAATTATCTCTTCTTTTAATCCTTGTATTTTAATTTCTTTTATTTTTAATTCATTAGGTAGATTTTCAAGCAAAGCTTCTTTGCTATGTATATTTTTACTTGCTAATATTCTTAGTATTTTACCCCTATAAGCTTTTGCAAAATGACTTAAAGTTTTGGAATTTTTTAAAAAAGTGAGAGTTAAAAAAGGCTTTTTAATAGTATAAAATTTTTCATAGAATTTAGCTCTAAGATCGATTATTAACTCATTTTCTAAAAATTTATCAATTATATCAGAGAAATTTTCTTTATAAAATTTCTCTATATTAAAATCCTTTATTTTTTCACCTTGTTTTAATTTATAATAAGGTATTAAGTCCTTTGCTAAAATAGGTCCAAAAAGATTAGAAAATATCAAAACATTCTCATCTATATATTTTTTTGATTTTTTATCTAAATTATTATAATTTAAATATTCAAAGGCAACTCCATTATATCTTTGAATAGCTTTAGCTGTATCTTTTTTTAGTATATCTTGAGTGAAATCATATATTTCATTTTTGTCTTTTACGCCAAAAAAAACCGCAAGCTCATCTTCCTTACACTGCTGTATAAAATTTTTATATTTATTAATTACTTCAAGTCTTTTATTATATAGGTCAGTAAATATAAAAGATTTGCTGCGTATGCAAGTATGTGTATCTGTTTTACTCTTACTTTCACTAGGAGAAAATAGAATTTTCATGTATATCCTTTTATTTTTTGAAAATTATATAAAATTATATAAAACACTTGACATTAATTCAAAATTACATTATAATTCAACTTTATTTTTTGCTGGTTTAGCTCAGTTGGTAGAGCAGCTGCCTTGTAAGCAGCAGGTCGGGGGTTCAAGTCCCTTAACCAGCTCCATTGTTAATAGCAGTGTTTGACCAGAAATAAAAAGCATTTTTATTCATGGTGAGTTACTCAAGTGGCCAACGAGGGCAGACTGTAAATCTGCTGGCTTTCGCCTTCCGTGGTTCGAATCCACGACTCACCACCATTGCTTTGCGGGAGTAGCTCAGTTGGCTAGAGCATCAGCCTTCCAAGCTGAGGGTCGCGGGTTCGAGTCCCGTTTCCCGCTCCAACCTAATTTTGGTAGAGTGAAACTGGGAGCTGTTTTTAAATTCAGAATTTCTAGCAGTTTCAAATTTCCAAAATTTTATAATTTATGTTTTTAATTTTTCTGAGCGCTCGTATGGCTCAGAGGTAGAGCACTCCCTTGGT of Campylobacter lari contains these proteins:
- a CDS encoding monoheme c-type cytochrome, encoding MKKIILVLTFLASALFAKDMFIFNEKVDLLDSVSKKVVGQIYEGSKVELIKEEGEYSLVKVKGEVVESNPKSLAYTKDGIYLLLTLNAKNANNEMEFLVKSKDLTDQEILAWDEIELTYYDTCTSCHAAHKPKEHLMEEWDAYLSAMQGFAKITDAEKDRILRFLQSHASNGPVKLD
- a CDS encoding glycosyltransferase family 39 protein, with protein sequence MKRYLLAVLFFDFCALLYGISTLSISYNEAQIYFYDHSLVAMIARFGTALFGQNDFGLRLPFVLLHSLSCVLLYILALRYTKTSFDAFISVVLFILLPGSVASALLVNESSIVIFFTLLILVLFEYKKIFLFYVLLVLVLFIDGNFAILYLSFFFYAIYKKDKLLILCSLILFAIAMSVYGFDASGKPKGYFLDTLGIFAACFSPLIFLYFFYVVYRILLQEDKPLLWFISATTFVFCLIFSIRQRLFLEDFLPFCVVCTPLLIRYLMSSYRSRMPQLRLKHKIFIECSLIFLLFFYLGIIFNQSFYYLLKDPKKHFAYDYNIAKELALNLKQQNLTHIFIQDKELALRLEFYGISKGKLELYSSKKASKIYVSLGKHKVYYSIK
- a CDS encoding pilus assembly FimT family protein, which encodes MKQAFTLIELVFVCVILSLLFSMGYVYYKPDYLRLGAEQVLNDIKYTRHLALIQNDFRAKDFNIAKREWFKAKWQLYFIRSKSATNNEQTYTIFLDKNGDGNANIGKNMINKDREIAVDIINPDILMNSGQSGVINQNDFKANLKYNIEKTYGISKVLFEGVCKGSTRLVFDDYGRLYTPLKNATRIYDKLASFNNDCIIRLSNNKDQHICIVINPISGYAHIPKFDQNNKQSMIINNKVISCDDM
- a CDS encoding major outer membrane protein translates to MKLVKLSLVAALAAGAFSAANAVSLEEAIKDIEVSGMMRYRFESDRLEQGNTVSNGYNGAKENRHRFKSQINFKAALDDNFKAFVQFQYDSTGELGFNSPTAKAETNTAQGFDVEQAYLEYTNEAYATSVIFGKMEVGSIWTDDAIGTGAKIINNSIEGLTFAGYWFDSFNVTDDGDFTGLGIADASLYGAAVLGDFDPFAFQLWAAYSNNWAFLYAVDASYKFSFNDVANFKIQGQYLGNSLDSDKEKLGLDNGNFYAAQLQGQISAFDFQAGIVGYGEKDKATIVTLEDKGRVIAPAEQIFYSSEGSDLRGSTGDNFYYFAGLGYTFAETVRVGFDYVGGKSEQVGYDIDKNEYIARLSYKYSPKLTFSGFYSYLTEDFNQQGVDDTKDQFIRLEALYKF
- a CDS encoding YaaA family protein, with the translated sequence MKILFSPSESKSKTDTHTCIRSKSFIFTDLYNKRLEVINKYKNFIQQCKEDELAVFFGVKDKNEIYDFTQDILKKDTAKAIQRYNGVAFEYLNYNNLDKKSKKYIDENVLIFSNLFGPILAKDLIPYYKLKQGEKIKDFNIEKFYKENFSDIIDKFLENELIIDLRAKFYEKFYTIKKPFLTLTFLKNSKTLSHFAKAYRGKILRILASKNIHSKEALLENLPNELKIKEIKIQGLKEEIILDIVS